The Ornithorhynchus anatinus isolate Pmale09 chromosome X5, mOrnAna1.pri.v4, whole genome shotgun sequence nucleotide sequence CTAGGTCTTCAGTCATTCTCAACAGTCCTGAAAGTTCTTGTCTTCCTCTTGAATAGATGAGTTTCTTCAGATATAGAAGGGCATGTGCAAGATAGTTAACTGGGGACCACTTGTTGTCTGGGAAAGAATGACTGGGTGTCTGTGAACCAACCCACTAAAACAAAAcctacaacaataataactgacAGACGTCATTCTAGTTTGTCCTACGACCAAGTGGAGTGACATCTAAGAAATGTTCTGGAAGggtgagcagagaatgtctgAGCCTAGTTTCACGGTTCCccaaattccttccttccttccttccttccttccttccttccttccttccttccttccttccttccttccttccttccttccttccttccttccttccttccttccttccttccttccttccttccttccttccttccttccttccttccttccttccatagtatttattgagcacttactatgtgcagggtacagtactaagtgcttagaaagtacaattcggcaacaaatagagacaatccctacccaacaataggctcacagtctagaagtggggagacagacaacaaaccaaaacaagtagataagcatcaatatcatcaatataaataaatagaattatagatatatacacatcattaataaaataaaataatagatatgtacatagttacACAAgtcttgtggggtgggggggggggcgggtagagcagaggaagggagtcggggtgatggagaggggaggaggagcaaaggaaaaggggggctcagtctgggaaggcctcctggaggaggtgagctttcagtagggatacCTCCATGTGAGCAACAGGCCCTTTCTTGTTTCTCCTTAGGGTGCTCCCTCCTCTTCAATGCTGAAGAAAACGAGAACATGTTCATTGAAGagttggttatggtatttgttgcttTCACGCAGACTGGGATGGGCCTACTGGGGAACTCAGCATTGGTCATGGGTTATGTCAGAATCCTCATATTTCAGCCCCATCTCAAGAAGCCCACCGACCTGATCCTCACACACCTGACTGCAGTCAATATAGTTACACTGCTAACGCATAGTGCCACAACATTGATATTTGCTACTAGGATAGAGAATAGATTGGAAGACTTTGGGTGTAATATTATAGCCTACATAAGGAGAGTGACACAAGGCCTGTCCATCTGCACCACATGTCTCCTGAGTGTGttccaggctgtcaccatcagtcccagtaCTTCTCGCTGGGCCCGGCTCAAACCCAAGGCTTCTGGTTACATCGTCCCTTCCTTAGTTTTCTTCTGGGTCCTCCACCTCTCAATGTACATGAACATCCTCACCACAACAATTGCCTTCCAAAATGTCACTATTCCAGtgaacagactgaatatgaaatATTGTTCTGATATGTTCTCAAAGAAATACTTGACCAATGTAGCATTTGTGGGTGTGATAACTTTCAGGGATGGTTTCTTTGTGCTCCTCATGAGCTGGGCTAGTGGCTACATGGTGGTCGTGCTCTACCGACACCACAAACAAGTCCAGCACATTCACAGTGCGAGTCTCTCCACCCAATCCTCTCCAGAAAGCAGAGCCACCCACACAATCCTTCTACTAGTCACCTGCTTctttagcatttactgtatgaGCTGCATCATTAGCCTGGCATCAACAGTAGTAGAGGATAAAAACTTCAGGATGACAGGTGCAATAAACATTCTTGGAGCCTGTTACCCAGCCCTCTCTCCCTGGGTGCTAATCCAAAGTGATCCCAGGGTCCCCAGACCTCGGCGTGTCCTTGGGAAGGTGAGAagtccctctccacccctggaTCCCAGTGGGAAACGTCAGGTCAGCTCTCCGCCCTACTTTTTGCCCCAGGCCCCACTTAGAAGTATCCCATCGTGGAGATGTAACCCAGAAGAACCACACTCTATATTGCCacagcaatagtagtaatagtgtatattaaacatttcctgcctgcagagcactgcaacaaGAGAACAATGGGTTATAAAAACTTGATTAGAGAACCTAGTGGGATACATCACCCTCCTTCTCTCTAATTTCACATCCATCCCACATCTGGAATGGAACATCTCAACTGATTCCTACCCTACGCCCTGTGTTTTCCCGACTCCATTGACTCATTGAAGATGAGCATATTCTGAACGCAAGGGAAGTGGCAGTGGAATGGCCATGCATTCTCTGGATACCCTCTACCTATTCTCAGGAGCAGATTTGAAAGTGAATCATTCACAACAGCAGCAAAGCAACAGCAGCATCA carries:
- the LOC107547449 gene encoding vomeronasal type-1 receptor 4-like; translation: MFIEELVMVFVAFTQTGMGLLGNSALVMGYVRILIFQPHLKKPTDLILTHLTAVNIVTLLTHSATTLIFATRIENRLEDFGCNIIAYIRRVTQGLSICTTCLLSVFQAVTISPSTSRWARLKPKASGYIVPSLVFFWVLHLSMYMNILTTTIAFQNVTIPVNRLNMKYCSDMFSKKYLTNVAFVGVITFRDGFFVLLMSWASGYMVVVLYRHHKQVQHIHSASLSTQSSPESRATHTILLLVTCFFSIYCMSCIISLASTVVEDKNFRMTGAINILGACYPALSPWVLIQSDPRVPRPRRVLGKVRSPSPPLDPSGKRQVSSPPYFLPQAPLRSIPSWRCNPEEPHSILPQQ